The Agaribacterium sp. ZY112 genome includes the window CGACCATTCTTCCTGATGTGTGTAGCGCGTCGACATAGGCTGCAATTTTTATATAATTTTTTCTGTCATTATGAAATTCAGTTTTAGTAATTTCTATGTTTCTGTTGATTGCAACGCTTAGATCTTTGCCTGCATAATCTTCAATTAGAGGCCATAGTTTTTTGTATTTTTTGTTGGTCATTAATTTAAGTAAGCTGTAAGGGCTTATGATCTTTTCAATATATGGCTTTGCTTCATCTATGCTGTCTTGTGGGTTTTCAAAATCTAGTGATTTAATGGCTCTTTCGTAAATCCATTCGTCGTCTTCACTACTTTTATAGTTGGCTTTTGCAAGTTTAAGTGCAAGTTCATCAAATAAGCCATCTTTGTCATTTTCGGATAGCTTTATATTTAATTCATATAAAGATTTACTTCTGATTCCGCTAGCACTATTAGGGTGTTCTTGTGCTAAAAGAGTTAGAACTGAAGATTCTTTTTCTGGTTCATTTTTTTGACGATATATTCCAGCCATTAAGAAGTAGGTGGTGGGGAGATCTCTATATAGTGGTAATGCTTCTTCTAGGGCTATTATTCCAGAGGTTTTACGATTAAGTGATATAAGCACTTCGCCGCGCATAGTTTGTATTAGGCCGCGAAGCCTATTCTTCTCAGTTACTTCCTTTTCAAGGCCGTTAAGGATTTTTAGCGACTCATACAGTTTTTTATCGTTAAACAATAGGAACGATTCTGTGATTTGATCTTCATAAGGGGTGATGGTGTCTTGTTTAATTTTAAATATACCAGATAGACTTTGTTGGACTTGATCAACATGGAAATTAAGATTGGCATTTTCATTTATTTTTTCAGATAATTTGATCGCTTTAATTGATTCATTAGCACTAATGGAGGAAGAGTTGTTAACTACTTGGAAATCGATTTTTAGTGTTTCTTTGTTTGCCATAAAGGTGCGCTTAAAGAAACCACTGTCGATCTTTTCAATGGTTGGAGCTATGCCTAAAGGCCTGTGGCCAGGAAGTGTAATTGTAATTTGATGGGCGCGGTTGGTTAAGTAAGGCATGAGTAGTTCAGTGCGACGGCTAGTTTGGCTTGGTTGGTAGAATAAACCGTTTACAGCCCATGCATTAAGAGATATTTCTTTCTTTATTTCGAGTTTTTCAGCTTGTTCTTGACTTAAGAAGAATGCCCCTTTGATGATAATAACGTTCTTGTCAATATCATCATCAATACTGATGGGGGACTTAATATCAATGCCATTAAATGTACCGTTATAATAATTTAAGTAACTTCTTTGATATTCTTCAAGCGACTGTGATGCAATTAGCCTTCTTTCAGAATCTGCTTCGTAGCCCCTATAGGTGGTTATGATCTCGAGGTCTAGCCCCGAATTCCCTTCCTCTGGTATAAGAAAGTTTTCCTGAGCATACAGTGTTGGTGAAGTAGGTGCTATTGTTTCGATTTTTTCTAAACCGTTCTTCTTACCGCCAATAGGTAGGCCGTAATCATATGCAGGTTGTTCTATATTGCTTCCTCTACCGCCTTGATAGCTAAGTGTAGGGTCTAGCCAGAAGACTTCATTTTTTATCTTTACCTTTACGATGGCATGATTGAATGCAAATGGCGAAGGAAGTTCTTGGGGCAAGCCTGGGCCCATATTGTAATTGACTAAAGCAGGCCATGCTTTGATGTTTAGGTTTTTAAGTGCGGCAACTAAAAGCATGCTCTTATCTTTGCAGTCACCATAGCCGCGTCTAAGTACTTCTTCTGGTGGGCGAGGGACGTGTGACCCTAGTCCAATTTCGATACCTACATAACGAATTTCTTTTTGTACTAGTCGTAGTGCCTCTGTCATCTGGTCTTTCGGAGCAGGCCACTTTTTTCTAATGGTTTTAAGTTGTTGCTTGAAATTATCTGGAAGTTCACTACTTATTTTATAATAAGGCTCGGCCCATGATTGAATATCCTCCCATTTATTCATAGTGGATAGAGATACTGTGGGCCAACTGTAAACCCATGCTGGCGTCCCTTCTTCAGCGGGTATGGGATTAGGGTCTGAGACCGTCCAGGAATAAGTTCTGTTGTTTTCTTCTTCGGTGATTTCTGGCTCTATATCGGTTAAAAAATTCTTGGTATTAAGGTGCCTATCTTTTGGCCATATCAATTTATATCGAGACTCGCCAACTGGTACAGACCAGCCCAGAGTTATTGTGTCAAAAAACTCTCCTGGCCATAACTTGTATTTCACTCGTCCAGATACGGCGTAATCGATAATGTCCCCTTTACGCACATCATCTAGTACTATCAGTGCGGTAAGGTTGCCATCAATGATATCTGTGTCTAGCTCTTCTTCCTGTCTAAGAATCGTAATATCAGCGTTAGGTAATCGATCAGCTGTTTTTCCATCTCGTGTTATACGAATGAAATTAAAAGCGAGCTCTGTATCTTCTGGATCAAACCCTTGTGATAATTTAGACGCAAATTCAAGCCCTGAACGATCGGTAACTTGATAAACATAGCGTGAATAAAACTCAAATCCGTCAGGCAACCACTTTATTTGCCTATCACTAAGCTTATAGAGTATGCCATTTGATACTGCCGTTAAGCGTGATTCAGGAGTGCTAGGGATTGTATTATCAATAACCCAAGGTGCCGCTTTGGTTTTCTTGACGTTTGCTTCTGCTGTATCGATATTTGATTGGTTTGCAAATGCTACTTCACCACTAAAAAGTAAAGTAATAACAATAAGGCCTGAGGTAATTGCGAAGGTCTTAAACCCCATTGAATTTCTCCGTTTTGGATATGATAATCACTAGCTTTTAATGTGATGTTTAAGCGAGTATTAAATCACAAAACACATAGATATGATCTTGCAATGCAGAAATCGATGTTTTGGATCAGGCTTGTTTATACTTTAAGCGTTATGTTGTTTTCCCCACAAAAAAAAGGCCAGCTCCTTGCGAAACTGGCCTTTCTTAAAAGCCACTAAAGCGGCTTAATATCTAGCTCTAAACTTAGTAGCGGTCTACACAGTTTAGGTCAGCAAATGCCTGCTCTAGACGAGTGGCCATGCTTTCTTCCATTTTGCGCAACCAAACACGTGGGTCGTAGTATTTTTTGTTTGGAGCGTCTTCGCCGTCTGGGTTGCCGATTTGGCCTTGAAGGTAGTCTTCGTTACCTTTGTAGTACTGGCGAATACCGTCCCAAGCAGCCCACTGGGTGTCGGTGTCGATGTTCATTTTGATAACACCGTAACCGATGCTCTCTTCGATTTCTGCAGCAGAAGAACCAGAACCGCCGTGGAATACGAAGTTCAAGGTGTTGGCATCAACACTGTACTTTTCGCTTACGTAGGCTTGTGAATCACGCAAGATGGTAGGTGTTAACTTAACGTTACCTGGCTTATATACGCCGTGTACGTTACCGAATGAGGCAGCGATGGTGAAGCGGTCGCTAACTTTGCTCAACTCTTCGTAAGCGTAAGCTACTTCTGAAGGCTGGGTGTAAAGTAGGCTAGCGTCCATGTCGCTGTTGTCTACGCCGTCTTCTTCACCGCCGGTGCAGCCTAGTTCGATTTCAAGAGTCATGCCCATTTTAGACATGCGCTCTAAGTATTTTTTACAGGTCTCGATGTTTTCTTCGAGGCTTTCTTCACTTAAGTCGATCATGTGTGAAGAGAAAAGCGGGCTACCGGTTTCGGCAAAGTGCTTTTCACCAGCGTCTAACAAGCCGTCGATCCAAGGCAGTAATTTTTTCGCTGCGTGGTCAGTGTGAAGAATAACGGGAACACCGTAGCTTTCTGCAACTGCGTGTACATGCTTGGCACCAGCGATGCCGCCCAAGATTGCATTGCCTTGACCTTCTAGCTTCAGACCTTTACCAGCAACAAACGCAGCACCGCCGTTTGAGAACTGAACAACAACCGGCGAATTTACTTTTGCGGCGGCTTCTAAGGTAGCGTTGATAGAGTCAGAACCAACACAGTTAACAGCTGGCAGGGCGAATTTGCCGGCTTTGGCTAGAGCGAAGATTTTCTGAACGTCGTCACCAGTAGCGACACCAGGTTTAACTACGGACGAAATTTTGTCAGACATATGCAATTTCCTGAAAGCAATTTGGAATGAGGGCCATTTGGCGGGCGGAATTTTAACCGAAAATGCTACCTTTTTTCCATGCAAGAGCTTGGTCTAGCTCAATATCATCGGGTTTGAGCACAAAAAATTGCTGTTTCTTGCGCTGGCTCGACTATTTGTCGTGGTTTTTTTCAGCTTTTTTACCAATTTGTTACCAAAACTGGAGACTTTGCCCGCTCAATGGCAAGTCGCTTGTAGCTTAGTTCAGCCCTTGGCATGATGCACTCGAAATCTTAAATTGAGAATGGCTTACGGATATGCCTCTATCAACAAGCTTAAAGAAACGCTTTTATTCCTACTTATATATACAAAAAAAACGAGCGAGAACTTGGCGTGTCGTCGCTCTTGTTTTGTTTGTGCAGTTACTTTGTTTTTATTCCTCACAAGCGAAGGCCGCAACTAAGGTTGTTGAAAGCGACATGTTTGCCCCCGTTGCGAGTGCTTTAACGGAAGTCTATTTTCAAGAATGCCAGTTGGCCTTAGATGTTGGCTGGAGTCGCCGCGCGGAGTGCGCTGAATTAGAAGTGCCTCTGGATTACAGCAAGCCCGAAGGTAAAAGCATCCGTTTATCTATCGTGCGTATTCCCGCTCGTCAAAGTCGAGCGGAGCTAGACCCTATGCTGATGTTGGCAGGTGGCCCGGGTCAGGCTGCATCTGAAGGTTATTTATTTGCCGACCACCGCTACAACAAATTGGCGGCTAGCCGAGACCTGTATCTGATCGATCAGCGCGGTACAGGCAGAAGTAACGCGCTGCGCTGCCCAAGTGATGAGTATGACCTGCCCTCGGCCCATGATTTTGAACAGGTAAAACAATTTACTGGTGAGTGTTTAGCAACGCTCGGTGGCGATGTTCGCTTCTACACAACGTCGGTTGCTATTCGAGATTTTGAATTTGCACGCAAGCGCTTGGGCATTGCGCAGTGGAACCTACTGGGTACCTCTTATGGTACGCGAGTCGCTCAGCACTATTTGCGTGAGCACCCCGAGGCGATACGTTCGGTGGTGCTAGATTCGGTGGTGCCAGCGACGCTGAATTTAGGGCCGGCGATTGCGTTAGAAAGCCAACGCGCATTAGAGCAAGTGTTTGAGCGTTGTAAAAATACGCCAGAGTGCAATCAGGCTTTTCCTAATCTAAGTGCAAAGACAGATAATTTAATTCAGCGCTTAAAAGCAGCGCCTATTTCCCTAAGCTTTGAAGATGCAAATACTGGAAAGATGGTCGAGCGCGATTTTACCTTGGATCACTTATTGGGTTTGTTGCGCTTAAGTTTGTATCGCGACGGCAACATAGCCCTATTACCTTTGTGGATCACCGATGCGGAAAAAGGCCATTACAGCCCTATGGCGCGCAATGCCTTTGAGTTGGTCGATGCCATGAGTAAGAGCATTGCTATGGGCATGCACAACACGGTGATGTGTACGGAAGATGTGCCTTTCTTTAACGAAAAAGATGCCGATACCATTGAACTCACCACAAGTTACATGGGTGAAAACCAATACAAGGTCATGATCGATATCTGCAAGCTTTGGCCTACCGGCCCGATTGATAAACATTTTAAAGAACCGGTTCGCAGTGATAAACCAGTGCTTTTATTAAGTGGCGAAATTGATCCAATTACACCGCCGAGCTATGCCGATATGGCGATGGCGCAGTTGGCCAATGCTCGCCATGTTGTCTTCCCAGGGCAGGGGCATTCGGTATCAACCGAAGGTTGTGGCCCGGACTTAGTCGCTAAATTTGTTGAAAAGGCCAGTGTGGCGGGTTTGCCAGTGAGCTGTGTTGATGATCTCAAGTCGTCGCCGTTTTTCCTTAACTACAACGGGCCGGTGGCTATGCCTGCATCTGCACAGGAGCACTAAGCATGATTAAGGTAGAAGCAGTATGTAAGGCCTACCGCAAAGCGGGTGCGCCTTGGTCTAAAAAGAAAACAAAGATCACTGCCCTTGATGACATTGGCTTTCAAGCTCTTGATGGCGAGATCACCGGTTTATTAGGTGCGAACGGTGCGGGTAAATCGACGGCGCTGCGTATTATTGCCACCTTGTTAAAGGCCGATAGCGGTCAGGTGGTGGTGGATGGTTTTAAGGTTGATGAGCATGCTCAAGCTGTGCGCAAGAGCATCGGTTTTATGCCGCATAACAGCGGTGTGTATCCGCGCTTAACGGCGGTAGAAAATATTCGTTATTACGCCGATATAGCAGCTGTGCCTCGCGATGTTGTCGATAAGCATCTTGAGCAAATTATTAAATTGCTGGATATGGATGACATTGCCGATAGGCGCTGTGCCGGATTCTCTCAGGGCCAGCAAATGAAGGTCGCGCTGGCGCGGGCGATTATTCATAAACCTAAAACCTTAATTTTAGATGAGCCAACCAATGGCTTGGACGTGATGGCGACGCGTAGCTTGCGCGCCATTCTTAGGCGTCTGCGCGATGAAGGCCATTGCGTACTGATAAGCTCACACGTTATGCAAGAAGTTGAGGCCTTGTGTGATCACGTGGCCATTATTAATGAAGGCAAGATTACCGTTTCGGGCAGTGTGGCCAGTATTAAAGAGCAAACCGGGCAGGCTCAGCTTGAAGATGCTTTTGTTGTTGCTATCGGTGAAAAACTGGAGGTAACCCTGTGAAGGCGTTTTTAGCGGTTTATTTAAAAGAGTTAAAAGACAATATTCGCGATAAGCGTTCTATCTTTTTTGCCTTGCTTTACGGCCCTTTATTGATGCCTTTAATGCTTGTGGGTTCTATTGCTGGAGGTATTAGCAAACACAGCATAAATTTTGATCAGGATCTCTATGTTTATAGCGCGCAAGACTTAGGGCCCTTAGAGGGCTATTTAGCCGAGCGTAACATTAAGTTAAAACAGGCCGAAGCCGGTTGGCGTGAACAGCTTAAGTCGGGCGATATGAACTTAGTTGTAAGCGTTGATGACAACTACCAAAAGAATATGGCATCTGGCCGCACAGCGTTTGTGACGCTCTATTTTAATAGTGAAGATGATACGAGCAATAAGGCTCGCCAGCGTTTGTTGGGTGTGCTGCAGAACTACGATAGAAGCATGGCTTCTAAACGCCTACAGGCGCGAGGTATGGATGGCCAGCTAATACGCCCTTTGCAAATGATCGATGCCGATGTGGCCGATCACGGCGGCCCTGAAAAAATGATCGCCCGCATGCTGCCCTTTATTATGGTCTTGGCGCTAACTCTGGGTGGTTTTTATTTGGCCGTGGATACCGCCGCCGGTGAACGCGAGCGCCATTCGCTAGAGCCGCTTTTAAGCTTGAACATGCGGCGCAGCACCTTGGTTCTAGCGAAGTGGGCTGCGTTGAGCACCTTTGTTGCCTTGGCGGGTGTGGTTGTGGTGATCTCTTGTTTTAGCCTGCTTAAATTTGCACCTATTCCAGAATTACAGCGCATCATCAGTGTGTCGGCACTCGATTTCTTTTTTGCTTATTTGCTAATGCTGCCTTTAATCTGTTTTTTCTCCTCGGGCATGCTGTTGATCGCAAGCTTCGCGCGCACCAGTAAAGAAGCGCAGACCCATCTCGGTATTGCGATGATGGTGCCTATGACGCCGTTTTTTATTATTCAGTTCTTAAATATCAAAGAAAGCCTCTGGTTGCTGGCCACGCCAGTGATGAGCCAGTTCTTATTAATCGAAAAAGTTGTGGTTGGTGAGCCTCTGCAGCTACAAGAAGTTTTATTAAGTGCCACGGGTAGCTTACTATTGGCAGCTGGACTTTTTGTAGTAACAAATGTGCTGTTTCATAGTGAGCGCATTTTTAGCAGTGAGGCGTAAAAACGGATGTTCAATCAGCTCTGGTCGCGAAGATGGTTTCGCGGCCTTTCCTACGTTGTGGGATGCATATGTATTATAAATTCTTTGGTATGGGTGTTCTCTCCCATGCTTACTCGCCACTTCTTAGGTGAACTTTTAGATAAAAGCCGGCTTGAGCTGAGTGATGAGTCGAGCATGCGCCTTAACTTATTCCGCTCGCGCCTCACCATTTACGATCTCAGCTGGAAAGGTAATGAAGGGCGTCGTTTTAAGCTCGATAGCCTTGATTTCAATTTCAGCCTGCACACCCTAGCCTTAAAAGAAGTCGAAGTGACTCATCTCAGTGCTAACGGTATTGAATTACACCTAAAGCGAGAAGATGAAGCTTTCTCAGTGGCGGGTTTTCGTTTGGAGGCAAATCAAGACGGTGTTGAGATCGTTGAAGAAACGCCCGAAGAGGCCGAGCCTGAAGTCACTGGCTTAAAGTCCTTACCGCTTGCCTTTGATATCCCCTTTATTGAGCTGACAGACATTCAGCTGTTTATTGATGATTCGGGGCAAGAACACCATGTGCACCTCCATAAACTGAGTCTAGAGCGTGGTTTTGCCAATAAGCAGCAGTTGCTTTCGTCTTTAAGTATTGATGTTGATATTAACGGCGCCAAGCTCTTGTTTAATACCGTGCTAGATTGGCTGCCAAGAGGTGGTGTACTGAAAACAGACATGAATATCACGGGTTTATCGCTTGAACCCTATCTTTATCTTACCCCTGATATAGAAGGTTTTGCTTTGCAAAGTGACTTGGCTTTTGATGCCGAATTTGTTTTGCCGCCATCCGACAAGCCTAAGCTGCTTGATAGTCAAATCAATATTAAGCAGATGCACCTAGCCCTACTTAACTTTAAGACCAGTTACGAGCCTTGGCAGTTGGCCTTTAATGACCTATTGCTATCTATTGAGCAGGGGCGTTTAGTTAAACAAGGTGAAGACTACGCGCTGAACCTGCCTTTAGCCTTTACGATAAATAAAATAGCTGCTGCTCAGTTGCAAGGTAGTGACTACCAAGAATTAGCCTTACTTGAAAGTATCAAGTTTAAAGATGCCCTAGTGCAAGGTTTACCTGCTGAAGCTATTTTTAGCACGCCGAACTTAAGGTTGGGAGAGCTTAATTTTTCTAAGCCAGAAAACCACGATGCTTTCTTTAAATTGAACGGTTTAAGTTTGCAGCAAATTAATGCAAACCCCAATCGCTTAGAGATTGCTCATATTGCTATTGAAGAATTTACGCTTGAAGCCTTAAAAGACGAGCAGGGTGAGTGGCTCAACTTATTACTGGCTATGGATGAAGAAGCCGAAGTTGTGCAAGAGCCAGCCGATAGTGAAGCTGCGCCCGAGGTTGTTGATCTAGAGCAGCCAAGCCCTGCAGAGCAATCGGCCTTTACCATTGCCGTTGGTAGTATTGAGTTGCTAAGCCCATCAAGCATTCATATGCACGATGAGAGCACTAAACCTATTTTCGATTTGGGCTTAATTCTAGAAAGCCTCACCGTGGGTGCTGTAGACAGCGCTGAGCCAGACTTACTTACTGATATTGCGCTGGTCTTGAGTGATAGCCAGTACTACAAACAAAAACTCGATGTTACTTGGCAGCTCTTTAATGATTTACCAAGCGGCACCATCGCCACCAAGATGGAGCAGTTCCCGCTTTATAAAGTCTCTCCTATGTTAGAGCACCAGTTGGGCTTTGATATCTTGGCTGGTGAGATGGATATGGATTACAGCGGAACGGTTGAGAAAGCTCAGTTAGATAGTGTCGCTAAAGTATTATTACGTGGCCCAACATTCTCATCGGGTGATGATGATCATGGTGATGGAGAAGTGATAGGCCAAGCAGCTGTACCGCTGAATATTGCGCTTAACATGCTTAAAGATGGCAAGGGTAATATCAAATTAAAGATCCCTATTGATGGCGATATGAATGACCCAAGCTTTGGTTTGGTGACTATTTTTGGTACGGTCGCTAAGAAAATCGTTATGGATCAAGCCAAGAGCCAGCTTATTAAAACCTTTGTGCCTTATGGGCATTTATTAGGCGTAGCCATGGCTGCGGGTTCTTATGCCTTAAAAGTGCGCTTTGCTGATTTTAGCTATGTGCCTGGCACGATGAATTTTGATGAAGCTAGTGCGCCTATGCTTGATCAGTTACACAAGCTCTTAATGGATAAACCCAAGGTCGATTTGCGTTTGTGTCCTTTTGTCACCAGTGCCGATGCCGGTGTTACGGCGGGTGTGAAGATCACCGATGACATGCACCACAAAGTATTAAAGCTTGGCCAGAATCGCGCCAACTACATGAAGACCTTGCTGGTTGAACGTGGCATTGCTTCTGAGCGCCTGCTTTTATGTACTGCACGTTACGATGCCGATAAAGACGCTCTACCAAGGGTTGAGCTGCAGGATTAATTGACAAGCCCAATTGTATTTAAGGGGCAGAGGCTAGGAATTCTTAGCTCTGTCTCTTAGTATGACTGCTGGATTTTTCAGTAACGCGGGTGTGCTACGCAAAGTAGGCACTGGCGCAGCAGTGAGGCGTAAGAAAGCATGTTAAGGCAGCTTTGGTCGCGAATTTGGATTCGCATAATTGCTTATCTGGTAGGCAGTGTTCTTTTAATCAATTCCTTAGTTTGGGTGTTTTCACCCATGCTCAGTCGCCACTTTCTAGGTGATTTACTTGGTGAAAGCCGTTTAGAGCTAAGCCAAGAAAGCAGTGTTCGCATCAACCTCTTTCTTTCTCATATCACAATCAAAGATCTGCACTGGCAGGGTAATAAAGGTCGCCAGTTCTACCTAGAGAGCTTGCGTTTTGATTTCCGCTTTTTAACTTTGTTTGTTAAAGAGCTGGAAATTACCAGCCTGCATATTAATGGCATGGAACTCTATCTACATCGCGACGATGAGGCTTTATCGATTGCCGGTTTTAGCCTTGTTGATGAGCAGCCAGGCGTAGAGCAAGAAGAGGTCTATATTGAGGAGCCGCAAGTGACGGGGCTTAGATCCCTGCCTTTGGCGGTCAACATTCCTATTATTGAGTTAAATGATCTGCGTGTATTTATTGATGATGCAGGGCGTTTACATAATCTACATATAAAAAGCTTTCGTTTGCAGCAAGGTTACGCTAACGAAAACGAAGCTAAATCGGCGCTCGATTTTTCCATCGACCTCAATGGCGCAAATATCGAATTTGATTCCGCGCTTGATTGGCAGCCAAGTGGCGGTAGCTTAAGCGGCAAGCTCGAGCTGCAAAACTTTGTCTTAGATCCTTATTTGTATTTACTTGATGAGCAAGAACAAAATATTAAACTGAGTTCCGACTTGGCATTTACTTTTGATCTTGCCATGCCGCCATCAGATAAACCGCAGTTGTTGGAGCAGGCCCTCAAGTTTAATTCCTTATCACTGGCACTGAAAAACGTCAGTGCCACACAAGCACCTTGGAAAGCTGGCTTTGATGAATTGGTTTTTAGCTCAGAAAATGCAGAGTTTGAAATCAAACCAGAAGACATCATTATTAAAATGCCTTTGGCTATGCAAATGAAAAACGTGTCTGCTAGCCAGCTCTTGGAAGATGAAGGCAGGTATGAGCAGCTTGCTCAGTTACAGAGCATACAGTTCAGTGATGCTTTGATAAGCGGTAATGCCTCAGACCCCAACTTCAGCGCGCCAAACATAGAGCTCGATAGCTTTGTTTTCTCCAAACCGGAAGACAAAGAGGCCTTTTTTACCCTCTCGGCCTTACAGCTAAAAGACATTGCGGCAAACAGCAGTCAGGCGAATTTAGATACGATCGTCATTAAAGAATTTAAGCTTAAGGCTTTTAAAGCCAAAAGCGGACAGTGGGATAACCTTCTTGTTGATATCGAAGAAGAGGCTGACGAAAGTGAACAAGCCGACGATACACAAAATACTAAGCAAAAAGACTCTCAAGCTGAGAGCGAAGAGACAGCAAGCCAAGAAGCGGATTTTGCCTTTTCTATTAAGCGTATCGTTTTATTAGAAAACTCATTAATTCACTTTCATGATGAAAGCACCTTACCTATTTTTGACCTGGCCTTGAACTTGGAAGAAATGGAACTTAGCCAGATCGACAATACAAAACCAGAACAAATGACGCATGTAAGCATGCAGCTAAGTGACGGTGAATATTTTAAGCAAAATCTGAGCGCCGACTGGCAACTGTTCCATGACAAACCTAGCGGCAAGTTCGATATGGTCGCTAAACAGTTTCCTTTATATAAGGTATCGCCATTTCTTAAACATGAAGCCGGTTTTGACATTATGGCCGGTGAAATGGATTTAGATTACAAAGGCGCGGCAGAGCTGGGCATCTTAGATAGCAAAGCCGTTGTGCTATTGCGCGGCCCTGTATTTTCATCCGGCGATGATGATCACGTAAAAGAAACCAGCGCTGTTGGGCAGGCGTCTATTCCTATCAACCTAGCCTTAAACATGCTTAAAGATCATAAAGGCAATATCAAGCTTAAATTAAGTGTTGATGGCGACATGACAGACCCAGAATTCGGTTTTGGCAGTGTGGTGAGTCTTGTGCTTAAAAAAGCAATTTTGAGCCAAGCACGTAATGAAATCGCTAGGCAGTTTATTCCCTATGGGCAATTGCTCGGTGTGGCCATGATGGTGGGCACAGAAGCCTTAAAAGTAAGATTCTCTGATCTAAGCTATATCCCTGCTACACAGGAGCTCGATGAAAAAAGTGCAAGCATGGCCGAAGCACTGCACCAGCTATTGCTAGATAAACCTAATTTGGATCTTCGCCTTTGCCCTGTTGCCATCAGTGCTGACCTTGGTTTGGCGGCAGAAACAAAGCTGCTGGATGAACAGCACCACCAAGCCTTACAAATGGCGCAACAAAGAGCGACTACCTTAAAAGCCAATTTAGTTTTACGTGGTATAGGCAGTGAGCGTTTGTTGTTGTGTGCAGCCCGTTACGACGGCAGCAAAGACGGCCTAGCTCGAATAGAGATTCAAGATTAATTACGTCAAAACATGAACAAGGATGAGAATGAACATGGCTAATGTATTGGTATTACTTGCCGATGGTTGCGAAGAAATTGAAAGCGCAACAGTTATTGATGTGCTTAGGCGTGCAGACTTAAACGTATGTACGGCTTCTATTGGTGATCGTTTAGAAGTGAACGCGTCGCGCTCAATGGTCTTTGTTGCCGACAGTCTACTCGCACCGTGCTTAGATAAAGAGTGGGACTTAATCGTCTTACCCGGTGGCATGCCCGGTGCCGAGCATTTAAGTCAATGTGATGAATTAATTACCCTACTTAAAACCCAATTAAATAGCGATCGCCTAGTTGCTGCGATTTGTGCTGCGCCAGCGGTAGTACTTGGTCGAAATAATTTATTAGAAAACCGTGTGGCAACGGGTTACCCCAGTTTTATGCCTGAGCTAGACCAATGTGTCTTAAGCCGCAGTGATCAAGATGTAGTGGTCGACGATAACTTAATTACCAGCCGTGGCCCAGGTACAGCAATGGCATGGTCGCTCACCTTAGTTGCGCTTTTATGTGGGAAAGAAAAAGTTAAAGAGTTGGCAGAGGCGTTGTTGGTTGTAAGCCCGGTGTGATTTTTAATAGTGTAGAAGTTTAGCCCTTCTTTGCTTTTATAAAAGGCAAAGAAGGGCACTTTCTTAGTGATTCCTATGTGGTTTCATAAGCTGTTTTTTAGCTTTATTTAAAGAGCTCAGAGATGCTAGGAAGCTGTCAACTACAGCTGATGCATCGGACCAAATAAGGGAGTGTTAAGTTGTTGATTCGTGTCGATCTTATTGCTTTATGGGGGTAGGTTGTGGAAGGGTGTAAAAGGACATTGTCCTATTTAATTAACTGTTAAAGGTCAAATCGAACTATGGACAAAATAATGGAAATTGACCTTAGTAAAAGGTTGGAAATAAAGATAAACAACGAAAGGCCCGTAGGCCTAGAAGCCCTCTCATTATCTTTGCTAGCTTTCAATCATCAATTTCATAAGTTTGTTG containing:
- a CDS encoding ATP-binding cassette domain-containing protein yields the protein MIKVEAVCKAYRKAGAPWSKKKTKITALDDIGFQALDGEITGLLGANGAGKSTALRIIATLLKADSGQVVVDGFKVDEHAQAVRKSIGFMPHNSGVYPRLTAVENIRYYADIAAVPRDVVDKHLEQIIKLLDMDDIADRRCAGFSQGQQMKVALARAIIHKPKTLILDEPTNGLDVMATRSLRAILRRLRDEGHCVLISSHVMQEVEALCDHVAIINEGKITVSGSVASIKEQTGQAQLEDAFVVAIGEKLEVTL
- a CDS encoding ABC transporter permease — protein: MKAFLAVYLKELKDNIRDKRSIFFALLYGPLLMPLMLVGSIAGGISKHSINFDQDLYVYSAQDLGPLEGYLAERNIKLKQAEAGWREQLKSGDMNLVVSVDDNYQKNMASGRTAFVTLYFNSEDDTSNKARQRLLGVLQNYDRSMASKRLQARGMDGQLIRPLQMIDADVADHGGPEKMIARMLPFIMVLALTLGGFYLAVDTAAGERERHSLEPLLSLNMRRSTLVLAKWAALSTFVALAGVVVVISCFSLLKFAPIPELQRIISVSALDFFFAYLLMLPLICFFSSGMLLIASFARTSKEAQTHLGIAMMVPMTPFFIIQFLNIKESLWLLATPVMSQFLLIEKVVVGEPLQLQEVLLSATGSLLLAAGLFVVTNVLFHSERIFSSEA
- a CDS encoding DUF748 domain-containing protein, which encodes MLTRHFLGELLDKSRLELSDESSMRLNLFRSRLTIYDLSWKGNEGRRFKLDSLDFNFSLHTLALKEVEVTHLSANGIELHLKREDEAFSVAGFRLEANQDGVEIVEETPEEAEPEVTGLKSLPLAFDIPFIELTDIQLFIDDSGQEHHVHLHKLSLERGFANKQQLLSSLSIDVDINGAKLLFNTVLDWLPRGGVLKTDMNITGLSLEPYLYLTPDIEGFALQSDLAFDAEFVLPPSDKPKLLDSQINIKQMHLALLNFKTSYEPWQLAFNDLLLSIEQGRLVKQGEDYALNLPLAFTINKIAAAQLQGSDYQELALLESIKFKDALVQGLPAEAIFSTPNLRLGELNFSKPENHDAFFKLNGLSLQQINANPNRLEIAHIAIEEFTLEALKDEQGEWLNLLLAMDEEAEVVQEPADSEAAPEVVDLEQPSPAEQSAFTIAVGSIELLSPSSIHMHDESTKPIFDLGLILESLTVGAVDSAEPDLLTDIALVLSDSQYYKQKLDVTWQLFNDLPSGTIATKMEQFPLYKVSPMLEHQLGFDILAGEMDMDYSGTVEKAQLDSVAKVLLRGPTFSSGDDDHGDGEVIGQAAVPLNIALNMLKDGKGNIKLKIPIDGDMNDPSFGLVTIFGTVAKKIVMDQAKSQLIKTFVPYGHLLGVAMAAGSYALKVRFADFSYVPGTMNFDEASAPMLDQLHKLLMDKPKVDLRLCPFVTSADAGVTAGVKITDDMHHKVLKLGQNRANYMKTLLVERGIASERLLLCTARYDADKDALPRVELQD